In Pengzhenrongella sicca, a single genomic region encodes these proteins:
- the purU gene encoding formyltetrahydrofolate deformylase — protein MTHWVLILSCPDRPGIVLAVAGLLAEHGGNITESQQFGDPLSGLFFMRVQVETTVVRAELEPALAELGTRFAMTWSLDVVGRPVRTLVMGSTAEHCLNDLAFRQRSEGLPIDIVAVVSNHTVLAELAAFYGIGFHHVPVTRPTRADAEARLLALVTELDVELVVLGRYMQILSDDLCRALAGRAINIHHSFLPSFKGARPYAQAHERGVKLIGATAHYVTAELDEGPIIEQDVERVDHTRHVDDLMRLGQDVERRALARAVRWHAEHRVLLNGHRTIVFR, from the coding sequence TTGACCCACTGGGTCCTGATCCTGTCCTGCCCCGACCGGCCCGGCATCGTGCTCGCCGTCGCGGGCCTGCTCGCCGAGCACGGCGGGAACATCACGGAGTCGCAGCAGTTCGGGGACCCGCTCTCGGGCCTGTTCTTCATGCGCGTGCAGGTCGAGACGACGGTGGTGCGCGCCGAGCTCGAGCCCGCCCTCGCGGAGCTCGGCACCCGGTTCGCCATGACGTGGAGCCTCGACGTCGTCGGCCGGCCCGTGCGCACGCTCGTCATGGGCTCGACCGCCGAGCACTGCCTCAACGACCTGGCGTTCCGCCAGCGCTCGGAGGGCCTGCCGATCGACATCGTCGCGGTGGTGTCCAACCACACCGTGCTCGCCGAGCTCGCGGCGTTCTACGGCATCGGGTTCCACCACGTGCCCGTCACGCGCCCGACCCGCGCCGACGCCGAGGCGCGGCTGCTCGCGCTCGTCACCGAGCTCGACGTCGAGCTCGTCGTGCTCGGCCGGTACATGCAGATCCTCTCGGACGACCTGTGCCGCGCGCTGGCCGGCCGCGCGATCAACATCCACCACTCGTTCCTGCCGAGCTTCAAGGGCGCGCGACCGTACGCCCAGGCGCACGAGCGCGGCGTCAAGCTCATCGGCGCGACCGCCCACTACGTCACCGCCGAGCTCGACGAGGGCCCGATCATCGAGCAGGACGTCGAGCGCGTCGACCACACCCGGCATGTCGACGACCTGATGCGCCTAGGTCAGGACGTCGAGCGCCGCGCCCTGGCCCGCGCCGTGCGCTGGCACGCCGAGCACCGCGTGCTGCTCAACGGCCACCGCACGATCGTCTTCCGCTAG
- a CDS encoding GNAT family N-acetyltransferase, whose translation MSTPDVTIQVVTDEEAGELLTLRRAAFVTEAQLYGDPNIPPLTQTLSELRADLKVEGVLTLGARSGHRLVGSIRVVFEDKKATLGRLAVAPDLQGKGIGTQLLFAILPHMPEGIEEVWVFTGKDSVQNLALYAKNGYEHQYDRTAGDLTYAYLRRILGDGDGDEVADGDDGPDDGGLDDGATPVARLSPS comes from the coding sequence ATGAGCACACCCGACGTCACCATCCAGGTCGTCACCGATGAGGAGGCCGGGGAGCTGCTGACGCTCCGCCGAGCCGCGTTCGTGACCGAGGCTCAGCTGTACGGCGACCCCAACATCCCGCCGCTGACCCAGACCCTGTCCGAGCTGCGCGCCGACCTCAAGGTCGAGGGCGTCCTGACCCTCGGCGCGCGCTCGGGGCACCGGCTCGTCGGCTCGATCCGGGTCGTGTTCGAGGACAAGAAGGCCACGCTGGGCCGGCTCGCGGTCGCGCCCGACCTGCAGGGCAAGGGCATCGGCACCCAGCTCCTGTTCGCGATCCTGCCGCACATGCCCGAGGGCATCGAGGAGGTCTGGGTCTTCACCGGCAAGGACTCGGTGCAGAACCTCGCGCTGTACGCGAAGAACGGCTACGAGCACCAGTACGACCGCACCGCCGGCGACCTGACCTACGCCTACCTGCGCCGCATCCTCGGCGACGGCGACGGCGACGAGGTGGCCGACGGCGACGACGGGCCGGACGACGGCGGGCTGGACGACGGCGCGACGCCCGTTGCTAGGCTGTCCCCGTCGTAA
- the glyA gene encoding serine hydroxymethyltransferase yields the protein MSSENENVLDQTLAELDPEIAAVLENELTRQRDTLEMIASENFVPRAVLQAQGSVLTNKYAEGYPGKRYYGGCEYVDVAETLAIDRAKALFGAEHANVQPHSGATANAAVLHALIKPGDKILGLELAHGGHLTHGMKINFSGKLYEVAAYGVDPDTFLIDMDKVREQALATRPDVIIGGWSAYPRHLDFAAFRSIADEVGAKLWVDMAHFAGLVAAGLHPSPVPYSDVVSSTVHKTIGGPRSGFILSKAELARKIDSAVFPGQQGGPLMHVIAAKAVSFKVAATGAFRERQQRTIDGARIIAERLSAPDLAAAGVSVLTGGTDVHLVLVDLRRSQLDGQQAEDLLHSAGITVNRNAVPFDPRPPRVTSGLRIGTPALATRGFGDVEFAEVAEIIAAALTAGQGADIEALRARVAKLTGAFPLYPGLQQ from the coding sequence ATGAGCTCCGAGAACGAGAACGTCCTCGACCAGACCCTGGCCGAGCTGGACCCCGAGATCGCCGCGGTGCTCGAGAACGAGCTCACGCGCCAGCGCGACACCCTCGAGATGATCGCGAGCGAGAACTTCGTGCCGCGCGCCGTCCTGCAGGCGCAGGGCTCGGTGCTGACGAACAAGTACGCCGAGGGCTACCCCGGCAAGCGCTACTACGGCGGCTGCGAGTACGTCGACGTCGCCGAGACCCTCGCGATCGACCGGGCCAAGGCGCTGTTCGGCGCCGAGCACGCGAACGTCCAGCCGCACTCGGGCGCGACGGCGAACGCGGCCGTGCTGCACGCCCTGATCAAGCCCGGCGACAAGATCCTCGGCCTCGAGCTCGCGCACGGCGGCCACCTCACGCACGGCATGAAGATCAACTTCTCGGGCAAGCTGTACGAGGTCGCGGCCTACGGCGTCGACCCCGACACCTTCCTCATCGACATGGACAAGGTGCGCGAGCAGGCGCTCGCGACCCGCCCCGACGTCATCATCGGCGGCTGGTCCGCGTACCCGCGGCACCTCGACTTCGCGGCGTTCCGCTCGATCGCCGACGAGGTCGGCGCGAAGCTTTGGGTCGACATGGCGCACTTCGCCGGCCTCGTCGCCGCCGGGCTGCACCCGAGCCCCGTGCCGTACTCCGACGTGGTCTCCTCGACCGTGCACAAGACGATCGGCGGCCCGCGCTCGGGCTTCATCCTGTCGAAGGCCGAGCTCGCGCGGAAGATCGACTCGGCCGTCTTCCCCGGCCAGCAGGGCGGCCCGCTCATGCATGTGATCGCGGCCAAGGCGGTCTCGTTCAAGGTCGCCGCGACCGGCGCGTTCCGCGAGCGCCAGCAGCGCACGATCGACGGCGCGCGGATCATCGCCGAGCGCCTGTCGGCCCCCGACCTCGCCGCTGCGGGCGTCTCGGTGCTCACGGGCGGCACCGACGTGCACCTCGTGCTCGTCGACCTGCGCCGGTCCCAGCTCGACGGCCAGCAGGCCGAGGACCTCCTGCACTCGGCCGGCATCACGGTCAACCGCAACGCGGTCCCGTTCGACCCGCGCCCCCCGCGCGTCACGTCCGGCCTGCGGATCGGCACGCCCGCGCTCGCCACGCGCGGGTTCGGCGACGTCGAGTTCGCCGAGGTGGCCGAGATCATCGCCGCGGCGCTCACCGCCGGCCAGGGCGCCGACATCGAGGCGCTGCGCGCGCGCGTCGCGAAGCTCACCGGCGCGTTCCCGCTCTATCCCGGCCTGCAGCAGTGA
- a CDS encoding bifunctional methylenetetrahydrofolate dehydrogenase/methenyltetrahydrofolate cyclohydrolase, producing MSDPGSHRASVLDGAATARAIKGELTERVAALAARGVVPGLGTVLVGADPGSQAYVRGKHRDCAEVGIASLREDLPATASQADIEAAVARLNADPACTGFIVQLPLPAGIDTNRVLELVDPAKDADGLHPTNLGRLVLRVNGPIDSPLPCTPRGILELLVRHGISLAGQDVVVVGRGTTVGRTIGLLLTRREFNATVTLTHTGTHDLAEHTRHADIIVAAAGVPGIITADLVKPGAIVLDVGVTRVVSPGTGSTTLVGDVDPRVAEVAGWLSPNPGGVGPMTRAMLLANVVEAAERAVIAAG from the coding sequence GTGAGCGATCCGGGGTCGCACCGGGCGAGCGTGCTCGACGGCGCCGCGACCGCGCGCGCGATCAAGGGCGAGCTGACCGAGCGGGTCGCGGCGCTCGCGGCCCGCGGCGTCGTGCCCGGCCTCGGGACCGTGCTCGTCGGCGCCGACCCGGGCAGCCAGGCGTACGTGCGCGGCAAGCACCGCGACTGCGCCGAGGTCGGGATCGCGTCGCTGCGCGAGGACCTGCCCGCGACCGCGTCGCAGGCCGACATCGAGGCCGCCGTCGCGCGCCTGAACGCCGACCCGGCCTGCACGGGGTTCATCGTGCAGCTGCCGCTGCCTGCCGGGATCGACACGAACCGCGTGCTCGAGCTCGTCGACCCCGCCAAGGACGCCGACGGCCTGCACCCGACCAACCTCGGCCGCCTCGTGCTGCGGGTCAACGGGCCGATCGACTCTCCGCTGCCGTGCACGCCGCGCGGCATCCTGGAGCTGCTGGTGCGGCACGGCATCTCGCTTGCCGGCCAGGACGTCGTCGTCGTCGGGCGCGGCACGACGGTGGGCCGCACGATCGGGCTGCTGCTCACGCGGCGCGAGTTCAACGCCACGGTCACGCTCACCCACACGGGCACGCACGACCTGGCCGAGCACACCCGGCACGCCGACATCATCGTCGCCGCCGCCGGCGTGCCCGGGATCATCACCGCCGACCTGGTCAAGCCGGGCGCGATCGTGCTCGACGTCGGCGTGACGCGCGTCGTGAGCCCCGGGACCGGCTCGACCACCCTCGTCGGCGACGTCGACCCGCGCGTCGCCGAGGTCGCGGGCTGGCTCTCGCCGAACCCGGGCGGCGTGGGGCCGATGACGCGCGCGATGCTGCTCGCCAACGTGGTCGAGGCAGCGGAGCGGGCGGTCATCGCCGCCGGTTGA
- a CDS encoding sensor domain-containing protein, whose translation MAALDDALGKLAEAHVELAEAHIELDRRQGFTEALLETIDVGIVSCDADGLFVLSNRAERAMFGLTTGLAGLRPEHLPGLFEVRDAAGDLLAVEEYPLLRALRGEDVAQVEVLVGPPAGPLREVVVRGSRILGPDGELLGAVAALADVSAERVALRALAQERHNLDEAQRLGQLGGFEHDLTEGTWTFSDQLCALWGLAPGPLGAEAFGAFIVAEDLDSTARAWRASTGVGGKHDFEFRIRRADDGAERVLRARIEVQLDADGRPTQIRGTHLDITELVVAQRATEQAHAFSAAILAASPDDTIVTDLATGAVVYVSPGRHLLGRTSAELVELGARIGTEIVHPDDLPRLQALRLEAADCPDGGSLRLRMRGLHRDGEWRWLDYRATPFRRDGAGRVLEVLAVIRDVTDLVHAEEQLTHAALHDSLTGLPNRALLVDRLEAALDRSRRDEREIAVLFCDLDGFKDVNDTGGHSAGDAVLRETARRLRDAVRSVDLVARVGGDEFVVVVEPWNRDDTSEPAVPARTFAVALADRIVRALREPLTVRGLDHVVTASIGITYVSVAAGSVAVTVDEVLHHADAAMYRAKVGGKDRYEIVELGSR comes from the coding sequence GTGGCGGCCCTCGACGACGCCCTCGGCAAGCTCGCCGAGGCGCACGTCGAGCTCGCGGAGGCGCACATCGAGCTCGACCGCCGGCAGGGGTTCACCGAGGCGCTGCTCGAGACGATCGACGTCGGCATCGTGTCCTGCGACGCCGACGGGCTCTTCGTGCTGAGCAACCGGGCCGAGCGGGCGATGTTCGGCCTCACCACGGGGCTCGCCGGGCTGCGACCGGAGCACCTGCCGGGGCTCTTTGAGGTGCGCGACGCCGCGGGCGACCTGCTCGCCGTCGAGGAGTACCCGCTGCTGCGCGCCCTGCGCGGCGAGGACGTCGCCCAGGTGGAGGTGCTCGTCGGGCCGCCCGCCGGCCCTCTGCGCGAGGTCGTCGTACGCGGCAGCCGGATCCTCGGCCCCGACGGCGAGCTGCTCGGGGCGGTCGCCGCCCTGGCCGACGTGAGCGCCGAGCGGGTCGCGCTGCGCGCGCTCGCGCAGGAGCGCCACAACCTCGACGAGGCGCAGCGGCTCGGCCAGCTCGGCGGGTTCGAGCACGACCTCACGGAAGGGACCTGGACGTTCTCCGACCAGCTCTGCGCGCTCTGGGGATTGGCCCCCGGCCCGCTCGGGGCCGAGGCGTTCGGGGCGTTCATCGTCGCGGAGGACCTCGACAGCACGGCGCGGGCGTGGCGCGCCTCGACCGGCGTCGGCGGGAAGCACGACTTCGAGTTCCGCATCCGCCGGGCCGACGACGGCGCGGAGCGGGTCCTGCGCGCGCGGATCGAGGTGCAGCTGGACGCCGACGGCCGCCCCACCCAGATCCGCGGGACGCACCTGGACATCACCGAACTGGTCGTCGCGCAGCGCGCGACCGAGCAGGCCCACGCGTTCTCCGCCGCCATCCTCGCCGCGAGCCCGGACGACACGATCGTCACGGACCTGGCGACCGGCGCGGTCGTCTACGTCTCGCCTGGGCGGCACCTTTTGGGCCGAACCTCGGCGGAGCTCGTGGAGCTCGGCGCACGCATCGGGACGGAGATCGTGCACCCGGATGACCTGCCGCGCCTGCAGGCGCTGCGCCTCGAGGCGGCGGACTGCCCCGACGGGGGCTCGCTGCGGCTGCGCATGCGCGGCCTGCATCGCGACGGCGAGTGGCGCTGGCTGGACTACCGTGCGACGCCGTTCCGCCGGGACGGCGCCGGCCGCGTCCTCGAGGTGCTCGCCGTGATCCGGGACGTCACCGACCTCGTGCACGCCGAGGAGCAGCTCACGCACGCGGCGCTGCACGACAGCCTCACTGGCCTGCCGAACCGGGCGCTGCTGGTGGACCGGCTCGAGGCCGCGCTCGACCGCTCGCGCCGCGACGAGCGCGAGATCGCGGTCCTGTTCTGCGACCTCGACGGGTTCAAGGACGTGAACGACACCGGCGGGCACTCGGCGGGGGACGCCGTCCTGCGGGAGACCGCGCGGCGGCTGCGCGACGCCGTGCGCTCGGTCGACCTCGTCGCGCGGGTCGGAGGCGACGAGTTCGTCGTCGTCGTCGAGCCCTGGAACCGCGACGACACGAGCGAGCCGGCCGTGCCGGCGCGCACGTTCGCGGTGGCGCTCGCCGACCGGATCGTGCGGGCGCTGCGGGAACCGCTCACTGTCCGCGGCCTCGACCACGTCGTGACGGCGAGCATCGGCATCACGTACGTGAGCGTCGCCGCCGGCTCGGTCGCCGTCACGGTCGACGAGGTGCTGCACCACGCGGACGCCGCGATGTACCGGGCCAAGGTCGGGGGCAAGGACCGGTACGAGATCGTCGAGCTCGGCTCGCGGTAG